Within the Photobacterium swingsii genome, the region TGTTATTACGGAAGATTGTTACTACAACGATCAAAGTCACCTGACCATGGATGAGCGGGTTAAAACGAATTATGATCACCCAAGCGCGTTAGATCATAATCTTCTTAGCGAGCACTTGCTGCAGCTAATGAAGGGTGAAGCGGTAGAAGTACCTCAGTACAGCTACAGCGAGCATACTCGTCTGACTGAAACAACCACTATGACTCCGAAGAAGGTGATCATTCTGGAAGGTATTCTATTACTGACTGATCCACGCCTACGTGACATTATGCACGCCAGCGTATTTATGGATACGCCACTAGACATCTGTTTACTTCGCCGCTTACAACGCGATGTTGCAGAACGTGGCCGTACTATGGAGTCAGTACTACAGCAATACCAAAAGACGGTACGCCCTATGTTCATGCAGTTTATTGAGCCGTCTAAACAGTACGCAGATATCATCGTACCGCGTGGTGGTAAAAACCGTATCGCGATTGATGTGTTAAAAGCGCACATTGCTAAGCTACTAAAATCGTAATTGATTACCTAGTCTGCAACACGCTATTCAAATGAAGGCTGACATTGTCAGCCTTTTTTGTATCTGGTGCTAATGCACGAGACCTCGTTATCGCTATACCTTGTAAACTGTTTCAATCCTATGTTTGCAATAAAAGCAGCATTTCTGGTGGCTTTTATTTTTGCTTTGATCGGATTGGTATTATTATTTGTTCTAAATACAACTATTTATCGCTTTAACTGTCGTAACGGAATGGGTTATTACCCCTATGTAATAACCCTTGTGGACGGAAAACACAGAGGACACGATGAAAAAGTTTCTTTATATCCTTCTTGCGCTAGTACTGGTGGTCGTCATTGGTATCGCCGCGCTCTTGGCCTTGGTTGATCCAAACCAATTTAAGCCGCTAATTGCAGAGCAAGTGAAGAAAAATACGGGCCGTGAATTAGTTATTAGCGGTGATATTGATTGGCGCTTCTTCCCAAGTGTTGGTCTTACTCTGGGGGAAACTGAGTTTCGTAACCCAGAAGGATTTGCAGAAGCGAATTTGGTTCGCTTTAGCAATGCCGAACTTTCTGTGGCTGTGATGCCACTCTTGTCGCAACAGCTTGAAGTTGGCAATGTCAGCTTAAATGATGCACGCGTCTTTATTCAAACACGTAAAGATGGCGTCAGTAACCTTGATGGCATTGGCGCACAAGCAAGCACCGCGACAAGTGCAGACGAGAGTGCTGCAGAACAGCAGCCGCAGTCGACCACTCCTGAATCATCGGACATTGCACCAAGCCAAGAGTCACCTGCTGCGGGGTGGACAATTAGCTTAGCTGGTGTGGAATTGGTCAATGCGAGTGCTGTTATTCGTGATGATAAAACGGGTGCACTGACAGATATTGAACAGTTAAACGTTAGCCTAACCCGTTTTGCTCCAGGTGAGTGGGCAAAAGCTGCGTTTGATGTGCAGGGTAAGAATGGTGAATTAACCTTTACAGCTAAAGGCGAGACTGAGCTGAATATAGCCCCAACCCTTGATGGTGCAGAGCTGAAAGCCCTTACTTTAGATGCGCAAGCGGCTGATAAGGTGAATAAGATTGAATCTGTTAGCCTGACTGTGGATCAATTTCGTGTCGGTGATTGGTCTGCACTAACTTTCAGTGCCAAAGGTGAAATTCCTGATCTTGCCTTTGATGCTAAAGGTGAAACCCGTCTAAAACTAAGTGCTGACTTTAATTTAGCTTCGGTTGAAGGGCTAAGTTTAAACAGCAATGTAAAAGGTAATGCATTACCTCGCCCTGAAATGAAAATTGGTCTAACCGCAGATGCTTCTTACGATGTAGCGAAAGGGTTAGCGACGCTATCGGCATTTACAACCCAAGTGGATGAGATTGCCCTCGATGGTAAAGCCTCTTTTCAAACGGCTGATATTCCTGTGATTCGTTTCGATGTGCACAGCGATAACATCGATTTAGATGCTTTCCTTGGGTTAGATAAAGCCAGTAAGGCAGCGTCGAGTAAAACAGGCAGTGAAGCACCAACTACTGGTGAAGCCTCGGGTACGAGCACGACACAAGCAGCAACTGCAGTTGATAAATCTAAAGAGCCTGATTTATCAGCCCTGAAAACACTCGATATTGCGGGTAAAGTGGCGATAGATAACTTTAAAGCGGCGAACGCGAAAGTTTCTGCTGTAGTGACTGAGTTAGCCGTTAAGAAGGGCGTACTTAACCTAAAACGCTTTGATGCTAAGCTCTACGGTGGCTCTATTAATGCAAAAGCGACAATAGATGCTAACGGTAAGTTACCTACTTATAAAGTGACTAAGCACATTAAAGGTGTTCAAGTTCAACCCTTGCTCGTGGATGTTGCTGAATTCGAAAACCTTGCAGGTACGGGTAATATAGATATTAACTTATCAGGTACGGGCTTAGCCGAAACACGTATCCGACAGAACATAGCTGGTACGGTTGATATCAACTTTGCTGATGGTTCAGTATACGGCGTTAATGTGGCTGAGATGATCCGTGAAGCGCGTGCCACGTTAAAAGGCAAGAAAGCTGAATACGTGAAAGAAGAGCGTAAAACCGACTTCTCAGCGTTAACCTCGACAATGAAGCTAGGAAAGGGTGTACTTTCGACCAACAATTTATATTTGGCATCGCCATTGTTGCGCATTGATGGTGAAGGTCAAACTAATCTAGTGTCAGAAGATATCGACTTTACTGTGATGACATCTGTTGTGGAGTCTTCACAGGGACAGGGTGGTAAAGATATCGATGAACTGAAAGACCTTACGGTGCCCATTGATGTGAAAGGTAATTGGACTGAGCCTAAATTTTCTCTGAACCTGAAAGAGCTATTAAAGCGTAATAATGAGTTAGAGAAAAAAGCAGAACGTGAAGTAGAGCGTGGCTTGAAAAAGCTGTTAGGTGATAAAGCAGATGACGACAAAGTCAAAGATGCAGCCAATAAATTGCTTAAAGGTCTGTTTAATTAAGCATACTTGGTACAAATGGCCTGTGTGCTAAAACTAAAAAAGCTTGCTCTAAACGGAGCAAGCTTTTTTTATTGCGTTCTGTCAGTGTGATACAGAATGAGCGAATAACTGGCTTAATCGACCTAATACTTAGCGAGATTAAACAGCTGCCTTTTTCTTCTTATTTTGCTTTTGTGATTCTAAGCTATCTTGAAAGGCTCGGAGTAAATCAACCGCAGAAAGCATTCCAACCAGATCGCCTGTCTTATCAAAGACGGGCGCTGCACCTATTGTGTTATCGAGTAGTGTCGCTACCGCTTTGGTTAGCGTATCGTAAGTGCGCACATGGATAACATCAGTAATCATTACATCGCCAATGTGCAAATCGTCTGAGAGGGCATAGTCATGACCAATGTCGGGGGTTTCATCTACCCAACCTGGTCGACGAAGTTCACGATCACTCACCATACCTATTACTATATTATCTTGGTTGATAACGGGTAAGTGGCGGATACCTTCATCTCGCATCTTAAAAAAAGCTTCTCTTAAGCCAGTTTCAGCGGTGATCGTAATCACTTTGCGTGTCATATACTCTGAGACTTTTGTCGGCATTAGCATTGTTCCTTATCGGTTTAATCAATGTGCCTCTCTAACGCTAACGAAAAGTACCTTGTTTAACTGCGACTCAGAGCGCGTTTTTACTTTTGGATATACTTTCTTACGCCCTGGTTAATCATTCAGCTCTTTTGCCAACTATCCCCCTGTGAACGATTTTATTTGTTTTAGGGAATGGGGATGAAATTTGTTACTATTTCGTTATTCAATTCATAATGAATGAGATATTTTCAGTGATCGCCTGATCTATGGCTTAGCAAGGCTAGTACGTCAGAGGGAACTAACCGTCATATCCCCCCAGCTTAATTGTGGGGCTGTAAAGGAGATAAACTTGGATTCAGTTACACAAGCGGCATTAGGTGCGGCTGTCGCCGGTCTTATTGCAGGGAAGAAGTGTTCACCTAAAGTGCTTTTAGCGGGGGCTGCTCTGGGCACTCTACCTGATCTTGATGTGCTTATTCATTACGGCGATCCTGTTTCTGATATGGTGAAGCACCGAGGCTTTAGCCATTCTATCTTTGTGCTGCTGCCTTTCTCATGGCTGTTGGCATTGGTTTGGCAGCGGTTTAAGCCCACAGTATTTTCTTTCATGCATTTATGGTTCTTGGTTGCCGCTTGTTTGATAACCCATCCACTGCTTGATTCTTTCACCTCTTATGGCACACAACTGCTTTGGCCGCTTTCTGCCAGTATTGCAGTGTCGAGTATTTTTATCATCGATCCTATTTATACCGTCCCATTGGTTGTAATGGTGTTGGCGAGCTTATTGTGGCGTGAAAAGGGCGCAAAGCTATGTGGCATTGGGCTAGGGCTTTCATCTTTATATTTAACCTGGTCAGTTGTTGCGTTATCTATGGTAGAAAATCGAGTTGAAAATCAATTGGTAGGTACGCCACTTGAAGCACAGCCTGTTTTTATTGCACCAACACCATTAAATACCGTGCTTTGGCGGATAGTAGTGCTTGACGGTGATACATACTGGGAAGGGCTAACTTCGTTACTGGATGACAATCCTCATATCGATTTTATCGCCAAAGACCGTGGGAAATGGCCTTTGCAGGATAAACCCCAACACTTACTGATGTTAGAGCAATTTACACAAGACTTTGTTAAATACCAACACATTGAAAATAGGCTAACTGCGACAGATCTTCGTCTAGGTGTGGCACAGTATTTACCTTTTAGCTTTCAATTTGCTCAGCAAAATACGGGGCATGAGTGGCAATTTGGTTTACCTATTGCCATAGAGTCTCCTAACGTACGTATCAAGCATGTTCCCGCACTATGGTTACGGTTATTGGGAAATCAGGCAATAGATGCAAATTTATGCCACGAGGCGGAGTGCCCTAAGTTGGAACGGTCAGCTCAAGCGGCAATCATTGCAGGTTAATAATCTTCACGACTGTTAACAAATGAGTTGTTACACTTTGTAGCACATTAAAGTGTAATTGCTCATTTTTAATCCTTTCGTTGCATATTGAGTGCTTTGTATTTTAACAAGCACATAAATATCACCGCGCTAAATGTTGCGTACTGTTAACCCTAAGGTAAATAAACCAACCAAAACATGTAGCGAATGTGAAATTACAGCACGTTGTTTTTAAGGAAGTGCTCACATAACCGTTGCATATTATTTTTATAATTTCTCAATTTGATATTTATCAATAGCTCAGCGTAATTGTGCTGGCAGTCTACCTATAAAGTATTAACGGCTTCATTGTGAAGCTGACATTTATCGATATAGGGAGATAACGAGCATGTTGTATTTGGAATTT harbors:
- the udk gene encoding uridine kinase — protein: MSENSHQCVIIGIAGASASGKSLIASTVYQELKEKVGDHQIGVITEDCYYNDQSHLTMDERVKTNYDHPSALDHNLLSEHLLQLMKGEAVEVPQYSYSEHTRLTETTTMTPKKVIILEGILLLTDPRLRDIMHASVFMDTPLDICLLRRLQRDVAERGRTMESVLQQYQKTVRPMFMQFIEPSKQYADIIVPRGGKNRIAIDVLKAHIAKLLKS
- a CDS encoding AsmA family protein codes for the protein MKKFLYILLALVLVVVIGIAALLALVDPNQFKPLIAEQVKKNTGRELVISGDIDWRFFPSVGLTLGETEFRNPEGFAEANLVRFSNAELSVAVMPLLSQQLEVGNVSLNDARVFIQTRKDGVSNLDGIGAQASTATSADESAAEQQPQSTTPESSDIAPSQESPAAGWTISLAGVELVNASAVIRDDKTGALTDIEQLNVSLTRFAPGEWAKAAFDVQGKNGELTFTAKGETELNIAPTLDGAELKALTLDAQAADKVNKIESVSLTVDQFRVGDWSALTFSAKGEIPDLAFDAKGETRLKLSADFNLASVEGLSLNSNVKGNALPRPEMKIGLTADASYDVAKGLATLSAFTTQVDEIALDGKASFQTADIPVIRFDVHSDNIDLDAFLGLDKASKAASSKTGSEAPTTGEASGTSTTQAATAVDKSKEPDLSALKTLDIAGKVAIDNFKAANAKVSAVVTELAVKKGVLNLKRFDAKLYGGSINAKATIDANGKLPTYKVTKHIKGVQVQPLLVDVAEFENLAGTGNIDINLSGTGLAETRIRQNIAGTVDINFADGSVYGVNVAEMIREARATLKGKKAEYVKEERKTDFSALTSTMKLGKGVLSTNNLYLASPLLRIDGEGQTNLVSEDIDFTVMTSVVESSQGQGGKDIDELKDLTVPIDVKGNWTEPKFSLNLKELLKRNNELEKKAEREVERGLKKLLGDKADDDKVKDAANKLLKGLFN
- a CDS encoding CBS domain-containing protein, which encodes MPTKVSEYMTRKVITITAETGLREAFFKMRDEGIRHLPVINQDNIVIGMVSDRELRRPGWVDETPDIGHDYALSDDLHIGDVMITDVIHVRTYDTLTKAVATLLDNTIGAAPVFDKTGDLVGMLSAVDLLRAFQDSLESQKQNKKKKAAV
- a CDS encoding metal-dependent hydrolase; translated protein: MDSVTQAALGAAVAGLIAGKKCSPKVLLAGAALGTLPDLDVLIHYGDPVSDMVKHRGFSHSIFVLLPFSWLLALVWQRFKPTVFSFMHLWFLVAACLITHPLLDSFTSYGTQLLWPLSASIAVSSIFIIDPIYTVPLVVMVLASLLWREKGAKLCGIGLGLSSLYLTWSVVALSMVENRVENQLVGTPLEAQPVFIAPTPLNTVLWRIVVLDGDTYWEGLTSLLDDNPHIDFIAKDRGKWPLQDKPQHLLMLEQFTQDFVKYQHIENRLTATDLRLGVAQYLPFSFQFAQQNTGHEWQFGLPIAIESPNVRIKHVPALWLRLLGNQAIDANLCHEAECPKLERSAQAAIIAG